A single uncultured Methanolobus sp. DNA region contains:
- a CDS encoding helix-turn-helix domain-containing protein has protein sequence MSTVEKIIDAVFESDEDFRRILSTTIKEDLNMNMAEFAEQAGVPASTLYKIMSGKREPNVKTLRQIIKTVKRLEGSEKGEFIAVIAARPVLDNISETKRKICGNLCTIREYSATSMEEAIIAAVRAERDGAKALVCAPIVSPTVEKILRIPVATIMPKNSLFEAIELVAKKIS, from the coding sequence ATGAGCACTGTCGAAAAAATAATTGATGCTGTTTTTGAATCTGATGAAGATTTCAGGAGAATTCTTTCTACTACCATAAAGGAAGACCTGAACATGAATATGGCGGAATTTGCAGAGCAGGCTGGCGTTCCTGCCAGTACGCTTTATAAAATAATGTCTGGAAAAAGAGAACCCAATGTTAAAACACTGAGGCAGATAATTAAAACGGTAAAAAGGCTGGAAGGTTCCGAAAAAGGAGAATTCATTGCCGTGATTGCCGCAAGACCGGTGCTGGATAATATCAGCGAAACTAAAAGAAAGATATGCGGAAACCTTTGTACTATCAGGGAATATTCTGCAACTTCTATGGAAGAAGCAATTATTGCTGCTGTGCGTGCCGAAAGAGACGGAGCAAAAGCGCTTGTATGTGCACCTATCGTCAGCCCTACGGTGGAAAAGATATTAAGAATTCCTGTTGCAACCATTATGCCAAAGAACAGCCTGTTTGAAGCTATCGAACTTGTGGCCAAAAAAATAAGTTGA
- a CDS encoding ABC transporter permease: MVKKHIQVIKEKSVEIVSIFSAIVLWQIIAVYVVGNKFYLPSFTDVTGALVEILSRDSSLVIMGIKLQLPMLVVDFLYSMMHFSIGLIAALVIGIPIGMIMGWFRTIDRIVDPIIEIIRPIPPLAWIPFAIIWIGLNPFAAGFLIFIGAVFPIMINTFTGFKSVSRVYVEAAKVLGCNTNRELIRYVALPSALPSIAAGIRIAMGVGWMCLVAAEMFGVSRNGLGYQMWHFYDLHRMEFVLVYMLILGFLGLFIDRLLRYYIDGKLLKWRKGVVI, encoded by the coding sequence ATGGTAAAAAAACACATCCAGGTAATAAAAGAGAAAAGCGTGGAGATCGTTTCTATATTCTCTGCGATAGTTCTCTGGCAGATAATAGCGGTTTATGTTGTAGGGAATAAGTTCTATCTGCCAAGCTTCACGGATGTGACCGGTGCATTGGTTGAGATTCTATCCAGAGATTCAAGTCTGGTTATCATGGGCATTAAATTGCAGCTTCCAATGCTAGTGGTTGATTTCCTTTACAGCATGATGCATTTCAGTATAGGTCTTATTGCTGCTCTTGTTATAGGAATTCCAATAGGAATGATAATGGGCTGGTTCCGTACAATTGACCGTATCGTTGACCCTATCATAGAGATAATCCGTCCTATTCCTCCGCTTGCATGGATTCCTTTTGCGATCATATGGATAGGTCTGAACCCGTTTGCTGCAGGTTTTCTGATATTTATCGGTGCAGTTTTCCCAATTATGATCAACACTTTTACAGGTTTTAAAAGTGTATCAAGAGTGTATGTGGAAGCGGCAAAAGTACTGGGTTGCAACACCAATCGCGAACTCATACGTTATGTAGCTCTTCCTTCAGCTCTTCCTTCCATTGCAGCAGGCATCAGAATAGCAATGGGTGTTGGGTGGATGTGTCTTGTTGCTGCTGAGATGTTCGGAGTCAGCAGGAATGGTCTTGGTTATCAGATGTGGCATTTCTATGACCTTCACAGGATGGAGTTTGTGCTTGTGTACATGCTTATCCTTGGTTTCCTGGGACTTTTCATTGACAGGCTGCTAAGGTATTACATTGATGGCAAGCTCTTAAAATGGCGCAAAGGAGTGGTGATCTGA
- a CDS encoding S-layer protein domain-containing protein — protein sequence MILCSSVASAANVTAAFTATPTSGETPLSVNFDASTSVNATSYDWDFGDGNTSSGVTTSHTFYGVNTYTVTLTAANGTENATATTTIDVSAATTILPTAAFTATPTSGETPLSVNFDASSSTNTTSYNWDFGDGNISTGVTTSHTFYGVNTYTVTLTATNANGTDTDTTTIDVSAAATILPTAAFTATPTSGETPLSVSFDASSSTNTTSYGWDFGDGNTSTGVTTSHTFYGVNTYTVTLTATNANGTDTDTTSISVSAPSSNPPVASFTTSATSGAVPLTITFTDTSTNSPTSLLWTFGDGNTTTTANDTITHTFTSTGTYNVTLKATNGDGDDTSDATTITVYPQTYYTGDRIWDENADQSSAYYIWDAKSFSGFFYDLESGLSSENMTISNIDRSLSDGDIVYQTRPVETDFENSDWGSYQIIGFMAEKYFAAYTDDTDIDGVNEVSLMSAGQLSKILLDDDDKESVYSGSSLILEEGYELNVVEVDVNGDSVYVTLTQDGDEIDSAVISSGDDYVYETDLGDADDVALIIVHIDDVFSGTESNAVFIQGVFQISDNYIELDDGETYGEMEVTSISDELIEMENDGTVSLSKGKSITLMGKIKLIVADNDDLRFAPYVDMSDPGTYELRGTVAEDDDLLTWTPLNFEGFYYDIDEGIQTETLKLTAISGRTIGDGNLVYTSTPASVDFEHSDWGQFQVIGFMAQKYFAGYTDDTDIDGVDEVSLMSNGQLSEVLLDDDDKSSVYSGSSLILEEGYTLDIIEVDTDGDSVLIELYQDGDEVDTEIVSANDDYVYEKDLGDADDVPIIIVHFNEVFAGTESNAVFVQGVFQISEDYIELEDGETYDKMEITSYDEDSIVMKNEDSITLTKDKDISLMGEVGIRVADSSDVRYYPYVEVTTAASQALSISLSDSTVTEGDEVTITVTSRGSRISDATVKVEGTTIGTTDDEGTIDYDADEAGTFEITATKDGYTSASDDLEVIDKNDETKKMSIEVSPDEVYEGSSITIYVLQAIGGDEISGVAVTYDGKSIGTTGSAGTVTYTVTEAGTHSIEATKSGMNDAELDLKVNELAAKFAFSNLEISPLEIKQGQEATITADVTNTGTAEGSTTVELKINDVIVDSKTITLSVGNSTTVEFTHEEEEPGTYQVELGGQETTYEVFEKSGTILYVLGAVGLAAIGGVAYLFTAGGWTVEIAQAKAAEAVASIKELIGK from the coding sequence ATGATACTATGCAGTTCGGTTGCTTCGGCAGCAAATGTGACTGCTGCTTTTACGGCTACTCCCACTTCAGGTGAAACTCCATTATCTGTAAATTTTGATGCATCCACTTCTGTGAATGCAACATCTTACGATTGGGATTTTGGCGATGGAAATACTTCAAGTGGTGTAACAACTTCTCATACATTCTATGGAGTAAATACTTACACTGTAACTCTTACTGCTGCAAATGGCACTGAAAACGCCACAGCTACAACAACCATAGATGTTTCTGCAGCTACTACTATTCTTCCAACCGCTGCATTTACAGCTACTCCTACTTCAGGTGAAACTCCATTATCTGTGAATTTTGATGCTTCTTCTTCTACTAACACAACATCTTATAATTGGGATTTTGGTGATGGGAACATATCAACAGGTGTAACAACTTCTCATACATTCTATGGAGTAAATACTTACACTGTAACTCTTACAGCTACCAATGCAAATGGAACTGACACTGATACTACAACTATAGATGTTTCTGCAGCAGCCACTATTCTTCCAACCGCTGCATTTACAGCTACGCCTACTTCAGGTGAAACTCCATTATCTGTAAGCTTTGATGCTTCTTCTTCTACCAACACAACATCTTATGGTTGGGATTTTGGTGATGGAAATACCTCAACTGGTGTAACAACTTCCCATACATTCTATGGGGTAAATACTTACACTGTAACTCTTACAGCTACCAATGCAAATGGAACTGACACTGATACTACTTCTATAAGTGTGTCTGCACCTTCATCCAACCCACCGGTCGCATCATTCACAACAAGTGCAACATCCGGTGCAGTTCCTCTTACTATCACTTTCACTGACACTTCAACCAACAGTCCTACTTCTTTATTGTGGACATTTGGTGATGGAAATACTACAACTACTGCTAACGATACTATAACACACACATTCACATCGACTGGAACCTACAACGTAACTTTAAAAGCTACAAACGGTGACGGTGACGACACATCTGATGCAACAACCATCACAGTCTACCCGCAGACATATTACACAGGTGACAGGATCTGGGATGAGAATGCAGACCAGTCATCTGCTTACTATATCTGGGATGCAAAGTCTTTCTCAGGATTCTTCTACGACCTTGAATCAGGTCTTAGTTCCGAGAACATGACTATCTCTAATATAGACCGTTCACTCAGTGATGGTGACATTGTTTATCAGACAAGACCCGTTGAGACAGATTTCGAGAACTCCGACTGGGGCTCATATCAGATCATAGGATTTATGGCAGAGAAGTACTTCGCAGCATATACCGATGACACAGATATTGACGGTGTTAACGAAGTAAGCCTTATGTCCGCAGGTCAGCTCTCAAAGATCCTTCTTGATGACGATGACAAAGAATCTGTTTATTCCGGTTCCTCACTTATCCTTGAGGAAGGTTATGAACTGAATGTTGTTGAAGTCGATGTAAATGGTGACAGTGTCTATGTAACTCTCACACAGGACGGCGACGAAATAGACAGCGCTGTAATCTCCAGTGGTGATGATTACGTGTACGAGACAGACCTTGGTGATGCAGATGATGTGGCATTGATCATTGTCCATATAGATGATGTATTCAGTGGAACAGAATCAAATGCAGTCTTCATCCAGGGTGTCTTCCAGATATCAGATAATTACATTGAACTTGATGACGGTGAAACCTATGGTGAGATGGAAGTCACTTCCATAAGTGATGAACTCATTGAAATGGAGAATGACGGAACAGTTTCCCTCTCAAAAGGAAAGTCAATTACTCTTATGGGCAAGATAAAGCTCATAGTTGCTGACAACGATGACCTCAGGTTCGCTCCATATGTCGACATGTCCGATCCAGGTACATACGAACTCCGTGGTACAGTTGCAGAAGATGATGACCTTCTCACATGGACACCTCTTAACTTCGAAGGTTTCTACTACGACATTGACGAAGGTATACAGACCGAAACTCTTAAACTCACAGCTATATCCGGCAGAACCATCGGCGATGGAAACCTTGTTTACACAAGTACTCCTGCATCCGTTGATTTCGAACACTCTGACTGGGGACAGTTCCAGGTAATCGGCTTTATGGCACAGAAGTATTTCGCAGGTTATACAGATGACACAGATATTGATGGTGTTGACGAAGTAAGTCTCATGTCAAACGGTCAGCTCTCAGAAGTTCTGCTTGATGACGACGACAAATCATCAGTCTACTCCGGTTCCTCACTTATCCTTGAGGAAGGTTATACTCTGGATATCATTGAAGTCGATACCGATGGAGATAGTGTACTTATTGAACTGTATCAGGATGGGGATGAAGTAGATACGGAAATTGTCTCTGCAAATGATGATTATGTCTATGAGAAAGATCTTGGCGATGCAGATGACGTACCTATCATTATAGTCCACTTCAATGAGGTATTTGCGGGTACCGAATCCAATGCTGTGTTCGTGCAGGGTGTTTTCCAGATATCTGAAGATTACATTGAATTGGAAGATGGAGAAACCTATGACAAGATGGAGATCACCAGTTATGATGAAGACTCTATTGTCATGAAGAACGAGGACTCAATCACTCTCACAAAGGACAAGGATATCTCTCTCATGGGTGAAGTTGGCATAAGGGTAGCAGATTCAAGCGATGTAAGATACTATCCGTATGTTGAAGTTACAACAGCAGCATCCCAGGCATTGAGCATCAGTCTTAGTGACTCTACTGTGACAGAAGGCGACGAAGTAACAATTACCGTAACTTCACGCGGCTCACGAATATCAGACGCTACCGTCAAGGTTGAAGGTACGACCATAGGAACCACTGATGATGAAGGTACAATTGATTATGATGCAGATGAAGCAGGTACCTTTGAGATAACTGCTACAAAGGATGGTTACACATCAGCTTCCGATGACTTAGAGGTCATTGACAAGAATGACGAAACCAAGAAAATGAGCATTGAGGTATCTCCTGACGAGGTTTACGAAGGCAGTTCTATTACCATTTATGTACTGCAGGCAATCGGTGGAGATGAGATTTCCGGAGTAGCTGTCACCTACGATGGAAAATCCATTGGTACAACCGGCAGTGCTGGTACTGTGACTTATACAGTAACAGAAGCAGGAACTCACTCAATTGAAGCCACCAAGTCCGGTATGAACGATGCTGAACTTGATCTTAAGGTCAATGAGCTTGCTGCAAAGTTTGCATTCAGCAATCTGGAGATAAGTCCTCTTGAGATCAAACAGGGACAGGAGGCAACAATTACTGCTGATGTGACCAACACTGGTACTGCAGAAGGTTCTACCACTGTTGAGCTCAAGATCAATGATGTAATCGTAGATTCCAAGACCATTACACTTTCAGTTGGTAATTCCACAACAGTCGAATTCACCCATGAGGAAGAAGAGCCTGGTACTTATCAGGTAGAATTGGGTGGTCAGGAAACTACATATGAGGTCTTTGAGAAATCAGGAACTATTCTGTATGTTCTCGGAGCAGTAGGTCTTGCAGCAATTGGTGGAGTCGCATATCTGTTCACTGCAGGTGGATGGACAGTGGAGATTGCACAGGCAAAGGCTGCAGAAGCAGTAGCATCAATTAAAGAGTTGATCGGGAAATAA
- a CDS encoding DUF4349 domain-containing protein — MKGKFTSIAVLIILLAATFVSGCASSYKESSMQSADYMVVEEYDDYSARNTMAEADYAYGGASSVSVDRKTITTVDMTIQVSDAAEGVDEISKMAVASGGYVSSSSVYDSYYDSYEGKNGYITVRIPESEYPSFLEDVGELGEVTSKSVSAQDVTEEYIDVSARLENLKIQETRLQEILNMTETVEDVLAVEKELERVRGEIESLTGRLNYLDDRIDFSTINIRVTEPRPITRSWGIRDAMSESVNGFISMVNALIILVGYLLPLVIVLIFFGGTVLVIRRRIRR, encoded by the coding sequence ATGAAGGGAAAATTCACTAGCATTGCAGTACTAATTATTCTGCTGGCAGCTACTTTTGTATCCGGCTGTGCGAGCAGCTATAAAGAATCCTCCATGCAGTCTGCTGATTACATGGTAGTTGAAGAGTACGATGATTACTCTGCAAGAAATACTATGGCTGAAGCTGATTATGCTTATGGCGGAGCTTCTTCTGTTTCTGTGGACCGCAAGACGATAACCACCGTTGACATGACAATACAGGTCAGCGATGCCGCAGAAGGTGTTGATGAGATATCAAAGATGGCAGTGGCTTCAGGTGGGTATGTTTCCAGTTCCTCAGTATATGACTCGTATTATGATTCATATGAAGGCAAAAATGGTTATATAACTGTCAGGATTCCGGAATCGGAATATCCGTCTTTCCTTGAGGATGTCGGTGAGCTGGGCGAAGTTACAAGTAAAAGTGTAAGTGCACAGGATGTTACGGAAGAGTACATCGATGTGAGTGCACGTCTGGAGAATCTGAAAATACAGGAAACCCGTCTTCAGGAAATTCTCAATATGACCGAGACGGTGGAAGATGTACTTGCAGTTGAAAAAGAACTCGAAAGGGTTCGCGGTGAAATTGAAAGCCTTACCGGAAGGCTCAATTATCTTGATGACAGGATTGATTTCTCAACTATCAATATCCGTGTAACAGAGCCAAGACCAATAACTCGTTCATGGGGTATCAGGGATGCAATGTCAGAGTCTGTTAACGGTTTTATATCAATGGTCAATGCACTGATAATCCTTGTCGGCTATCTTCTGCCACTTGTAATTGTTTTGATCTTCTTCGGTGGAACAGTTCTGGTTATCAGGAGAAGGATCAGAAGATAG
- the thiL gene encoding thiamine-phosphate kinase has protein sequence MNDHISVSELGERPLISRLSGIFSSVYNPDVTLGAGPDDCAVIDISENEYMVITTDMLHRKTDFPLCMTPWQIGWMSAAVNFSDVASMGARPIGFLSAMGFSRDTELVFVDEISRGMNDCAKFCGTSVIGGDIDTHDELTITGTAIGKVSKSEILTRRGAKPGDLICVTGFAGSAGAALHALENNIDVPDSLMNTLLEPVPRVNEGQELARTGAVTSMMDTSDGLAMSLHDLADLNKVGFRIDEDSLPIQQELIDHVSSERTVLTDFALYTGGDFELLCTVSPDMLEAAQSACYLNVIGEVVDREVGTTLRCHSGENLTIYRKGYLQLGI, from the coding sequence ATGAATGACCATATTTCCGTATCAGAACTGGGTGAACGTCCTCTTATAAGTCGTTTGTCAGGTATTTTCAGTTCGGTCTACAATCCTGATGTTACATTAGGTGCAGGACCGGATGATTGTGCAGTTATTGATATTTCTGAAAATGAGTATATGGTGATAACAACAGATATGTTGCACCGCAAGACTGATTTCCCTCTTTGCATGACTCCGTGGCAGATCGGATGGATGTCAGCTGCGGTAAATTTCAGTGATGTAGCATCAATGGGTGCCAGGCCGATAGGTTTTCTCTCAGCCATGGGTTTTTCCAGGGATACTGAACTCGTATTTGTTGATGAGATCTCAAGAGGAATGAACGATTGTGCAAAATTCTGCGGTACATCTGTTATAGGCGGCGACATTGACACTCATGATGAACTTACAATTACCGGTACAGCTATCGGAAAAGTAAGCAAATCGGAAATTCTTACCCGAAGGGGTGCAAAACCTGGTGATCTGATATGTGTGACCGGTTTTGCAGGTTCTGCCGGTGCTGCGCTTCATGCCCTTGAGAACAATATAGATGTTCCGGATAGTTTAATGAACACGCTTCTTGAACCGGTTCCACGGGTAAATGAAGGTCAGGAACTTGCCCGCACAGGTGCCGTGACCAGTATGATGGACACTAGTGACGGACTGGCAATGTCACTTCATGACCTTGCAGACCTTAATAAAGTGGGTTTCAGGATTGATGAGGATTCTCTGCCAATACAGCAGGAACTGATCGACCATGTAAGCTCGGAACGCACGGTGCTTACTGATTTTGCACTTTACACAGGAGGCGATTTTGAGCTACTTTGCACAGTTTCCCCGGATATGCTGGAAGCGGCTCAAAGCGCATGTTATTTAAATGTTATAGGAGAAGTAGTTGACCGGGAAGTTGGTACTACACTTAGGTGCCATAGCGGAGAAAACCTGACGATTTATCGAAAAGGTTATCTACAATTGGGGATTTAA
- a CDS encoding polymer-forming cytoskeletal protein, producing the protein MSENPIKYHEDSNTYITRKNSYFEKDINIDGNLIVGQGSNFWKDINVKGVLKLGKGTFVKGNVRADEAIIGARSEINGDIEVAGDLKIFDSVKIDGSAIAGDEMHVRPGSKIGFAKASSTMELVGKVSIKEIESGTKVIVRSE; encoded by the coding sequence ATGAGTGAAAATCCAATAAAATATCATGAGGACTCTAACACTTACATTACCCGAAAAAACAGCTATTTTGAAAAGGACATCAATATAGACGGGAACCTTATAGTCGGACAGGGTTCCAATTTCTGGAAAGACATCAACGTTAAAGGAGTACTGAAACTTGGAAAAGGTACTTTTGTTAAAGGCAATGTCAGGGCAGATGAAGCTATTATAGGCGCAAGGTCTGAGATCAACGGCGATATTGAGGTTGCCGGAGACCTGAAGATATTTGATTCCGTAAAAATAGACGGATCAGCAATTGCCGGAGATGAGATGCATGTGCGCCCCGGATCAAAGATAGGATTTGCAAAAGCCAGCAGCACAATGGAACTCGTAGGCAAGGTCAGCATTAAAGAAATAGAGTCCGGAACAAAAGTGATCGTGCGTTCTGAGTGA
- a CDS encoding ABC transporter substrate-binding protein — MNHTKTIKLASTLFLVIALVLAVFVSGCTDQTGDQQEEQADAITELTFGYQPSTHQIAYMTAREKGWWLEDLGAYGIVSIDDKLFPTGAPEMQSMLAGEIDVAYVGAAPVIAALANGLDAKIVAAVQIQGSDLVLRTDLPYDSPEDLRGLKIATFPAGTIQDTLIRDWLKENGIDPETDVEIVGMGPGDAMTAISASQVDAVFLPHPSPTMIESEGTGRSVVSSGEMLQDHACCVVAVSGDLIRNHPDIVQQIVATHVRATEYNAENQDEAAQIFADDQDWDVELVKQSFADWDGSWVADPNLIVNSTVDYAQVQYELGYISTPLTQDDIFDLSFYDALDQ, encoded by the coding sequence GTGAATCACACAAAGACAATCAAATTAGCTTCTACTTTATTTCTTGTGATCGCACTTGTCCTTGCTGTATTCGTATCAGGATGCACAGACCAGACAGGTGATCAGCAGGAAGAGCAGGCAGATGCCATTACTGAATTAACATTTGGTTATCAGCCAAGCACACACCAGATAGCATATATGACCGCCAGAGAAAAAGGCTGGTGGCTTGAAGACCTTGGAGCTTATGGAATAGTCTCGATCGATGACAAGCTTTTCCCAACAGGCGCACCTGAGATGCAGTCCATGCTTGCAGGTGAGATTGATGTGGCATATGTAGGTGCTGCTCCTGTTATCGCTGCTCTTGCAAACGGTCTTGACGCAAAGATCGTAGCTGCGGTTCAGATACAGGGTTCTGACCTTGTACTCAGAACAGACCTTCCTTACGACAGTCCTGAAGACCTCAGAGGTCTTAAGATCGCAACATTCCCTGCAGGAACCATACAGGATACGCTTATCAGGGACTGGCTTAAAGAGAACGGTATCGACCCTGAAACTGACGTAGAAATAGTAGGAATGGGTCCGGGAGATGCAATGACAGCTATCTCAGCAAGTCAGGTAGATGCAGTATTCCTTCCTCACCCATCACCAACAATGATCGAGAGTGAAGGTACCGGCAGGTCAGTTGTATCATCAGGTGAAATGCTTCAGGACCATGCATGCTGTGTGGTTGCTGTAAGTGGGGATCTTATAAGGAATCATCCTGACATTGTCCAGCAGATAGTTGCAACCCATGTACGTGCAACAGAATACAATGCTGAGAACCAGGATGAAGCAGCACAGATATTTGCTGATGATCAGGACTGGGATGTTGAACTTGTAAAGCAATCATTTGCAGACTGGGATGGTTCCTGGGTAGCAGATCCAAACCTTATAGTCAACTCAACAGTGGATTATGCACAGGTTCAGTACGAACTTGGATATATAAGCACACCACTTACACAGGACGATATATTTGATCTGAGCTTCTATGATGCTCTGGATCAATAA
- a CDS encoding anaerobic ribonucleoside-triphosphate reductase activating protein, whose translation MKVNYGNTIPISTVDWHGKVSIVFFLRGCPYRCPYCQNHELLFESNMVEASVLEAEMKKSRPFVSSVVFSGGEPLMQKDAVTYLAKYAKKIGLLVGIHTNGHYPHVMAELIKERLVDKFFIDVKAPLNDSEGYARSIGCMDFSDIHVDPQVAVDKVSSSIKLVLENDIELELRTTIIRDFMGSSDDVRKIARSINELTGRRDVVYVLQQGFAERAMLESLRDRKPLNRDELIELAHVAHEFLDNIYVRTKEKGNEKLNFESV comes from the coding sequence ATGAAAGTAAATTATGGGAATACTATTCCCATATCTACTGTAGATTGGCACGGAAAGGTGTCGATCGTTTTCTTTTTACGTGGATGTCCTTACAGGTGTCCTTATTGCCAGAACCATGAGCTTCTTTTTGAAAGCAACATGGTAGAAGCTTCCGTACTTGAAGCAGAGATGAAGAAGTCCCGGCCTTTTGTCAGCAGTGTGGTTTTCTCAGGTGGAGAACCCCTGATGCAGAAGGATGCTGTTACCTATCTTGCAAAATATGCAAAAAAGATTGGTCTGCTCGTCGGCATTCATACCAATGGTCATTATCCTCACGTAATGGCTGAACTAATCAAAGAAAGGCTTGTGGACAAATTCTTCATCGATGTGAAAGCTCCGTTGAATGATTCGGAGGGTTATGCAAGATCAATCGGATGCATGGATTTTTCTGATATCCATGTTGACCCACAGGTAGCAGTGGATAAAGTATCCAGTTCTATCAAGTTAGTTCTGGAAAATGATATCGAGCTTGAATTGAGGACAACCATTATTCGTGATTTCATGGGAAGTTCTGATGATGTACGCAAAATCGCACGTTCTATCAATGAACTCACAGGCAGAAGGGATGTTGTCTATGTGCTCCAGCAGGGATTTGCCGAGAGAGCCATGCTTGAATCTCTCAGGGACAGAAAACCTCTGAATCGTGATGAACTTATTGAACTGGCTCATGTTGCCCATGAGTTCCTTGACAATATCTATGTCAGGACAAAAGAGAAAGGCAACGAGAAGCTTAACTTCGAATCTGTTTGA
- a CDS encoding ABC transporter ATP-binding protein has translation MGSVKVTNVSRKFTKDEDNSTLALDNVSLDVDDKDFVCFIGPSGCGKTTLLRIISGLDKPDSGEVYLDGSKIDSPGPDRGMVFQEYSLFPWKTVIDNIIFGPQMSGIKKKDAIARGEKYLELVGLQQFRDSYPYELSGGMKQRVAIARALANEPGVLLMDEPFGALDAQTRNILQQELLEIWQKKNITILFVTHSVDEAVFLADKIVMMSARPGKIKEIINVDLPRPRDRTSPEANRLRDHILKSLLKEQGH, from the coding sequence ATGGGCAGTGTAAAAGTAACGAATGTATCCCGCAAGTTCACAAAGGATGAGGACAATTCTACACTGGCGCTGGATAACGTAAGTCTTGACGTTGATGATAAGGACTTTGTCTGCTTTATCGGTCCTTCAGGTTGTGGCAAGACCACACTTTTGAGGATCATATCAGGTCTTGATAAGCCTGATAGCGGCGAGGTTTACCTGGATGGTTCTAAGATAGATTCTCCCGGACCTGACAGGGGAATGGTTTTCCAGGAATACTCATTGTTCCCGTGGAAAACAGTTATTGATAACATCATATTTGGTCCGCAGATGAGTGGCATCAAAAAGAAGGATGCCATTGCCAGAGGCGAAAAATATCTGGAACTTGTTGGCCTTCAGCAATTCAGGGACAGTTATCCCTACGAACTTTCAGGTGGTATGAAGCAGAGGGTTGCAATTGCAAGAGCTCTTGCAAACGAACCTGGAGTGCTTTTAATGGACGAGCCTTTTGGTGCACTGGATGCCCAGACACGTAACATACTCCAGCAGGAATTGCTTGAAATATGGCAGAAAAAGAACATCACTATTCTTTTTGTCACGCACAGTGTTGACGAAGCAGTTTTCCTTGCAGACAAAATTGTGATGATGAGTGCCCGCCCCGGAAAGATCAAAGAAATAATCAACGTAGATCTTCCAAGACCAAGGGACAGAACAAGCCCCGAAGCAAACAGGCTCCGTGACCATATATTGAAATCTCTTCTGAAAGAACAGGGACATTGA